The region ATGACCGCCGCCACCATCGACACCGTCTCCGGCGGCCGGTTCCGGCTCGGCCTCGGCGTATCCGGGCCGCAGGTCTCCGAGGGCTGGCACGGCGTACGGTTCGCCAAGCCGCTGGCCCGCACCCGGGAGTACGTCGACATCGTCAAGTTGGCGCTCAGCCGAAAGAAGGTCGAGTACGACGGCGAGCACTACACGTTGCCCCTGCCCGACGGTCCGGGCAAGGCGCTGCGGCTGGGCTTCCACCCGCCCCGGGAGCAGATCCCCATCTACCTGGCCGCCGTCGGGCCGAAGAACCTGGAGCTGGCCGGTGAGATCGCCGACGGCTGGCTGGCCATCTTCTACGCACCCGAGTTCGCCGCCGAACACCTGGCCTCCGTCACCGCCGGTCGGGCGCGGGCCGGTCGAGAGCTGGCCGGCTTCGACGTCGTGCCGAGCGTGCCGGTGGTGGTCGGCGAGGACATCGCCCAGTGCGCCGAGTTGGTCCGCTGGTACGCGGCGCTCTACGTGGGCGGCATGGGCAGCCGGAAGCAGAACTTCTACAACCAGCTCGCCACCCGGATGGGCTACGGGGACGCCGCTCGCGAGGTC is a window of Micromonospora polyrhachis DNA encoding:
- a CDS encoding LLM class F420-dependent oxidoreductase — translated: MRLGLSLGYQTAWSTPADHLALAQEADRLGYSVVWAAEAYGSDSPSMLAWLAGQTQRIDVGSAVMQIPARTPAATAMTAATIDTVSGGRFRLGLGVSGPQVSEGWHGVRFAKPLARTREYVDIVKLALSRKKVEYDGEHYTLPLPDGPGKALRLGFHPPREQIPIYLAAVGPKNLELAGEIADGWLAIFYAPEFAAEHLASVTAGRARAGRELAGFDVVPSVPVVVGEDIAQCAELVRWYAALYVGGMGSRKQNFYNQLATRMGYGDAAREVQDLYLSQQQRDAAAAVPLEFIDRTSLLGPKERIAERMRAYAESGVTTLSLTLFAADRDSGIQTLRTCAEALDLAGVGD